From a region of the Lactuca sativa cultivar Salinas chromosome 4, Lsat_Salinas_v11, whole genome shotgun sequence genome:
- the LOC111914656 gene encoding uncharacterized protein LOC111914656, with product MDTGFHYDRTLSSGLNRHAISFQTSAVASTSEMMMMGDYYPMNSTSTLGTRFSNCDIANSSSGFTQAGNPNSSGSVLADSIPGLKHDAGLAVEWSSEEQHKLDEGLSQFADEPSIMRYIKIAATLRDKTVRDVALRCRWMARKRRKQEGLNMGKKLKDKKDTLVESSTKPSISSVPTLNVAPFSFTMNNHVQIDSITFEALSGSIRNLLEQNNQVIGQISSNISSMKLQDNIDLFNHMKNNITTILNNMRYMPGPPFPVSLNEDLAHSILPTSSQTMMFEGSGGMYMKQEPGF from the exons ATGGATACTGGTTTTCACTACGATAGAACCTTGAGCTCTGGTCTGAATCGACATGCCATATCCTTCCAAACAAGTGCAGTAGCCAGCACATcggagatgatgatgatgggtGATTACTATCCAATGAACAGTACATCAACACTAGGCACAAGGTTTTCAAATTGTGATATAGCAAACAGCAGTTCAGGGTTTACACAAGCTGGGAATCCGAATTCCTCTGGTTCTGTTCTTGCTGATTCCATTCCAGGGTTGAAACACGATGCAGGCTTGGCTGTCGAATGGTCTTCTGAAGAACAACATAAGTTAGACGAAGGGCTTTCCCA ATTTGCTGATGAACCTAGCATCATGAGGTACATCAAGATCGCTGCCACATTGCGTGATAAAACTGTTCGTGATGTTGCCTTGAGGTGTAGGTGGATGGCT AGGAAACGAAGGAAACAGGAAGGACTAAATATGGGGAAAAAGTTGAAAGATAAGAAG gATACTTTGGTGGAATCATCTACAAAGCCAAGTATATCATCAGTTCCAACATTAAATGTGGCTCCATTTTCTTTTACCATGAATAATCATGTCCAGATTGACAGTATTACTTTTGAAG CATTAAGTGGCTCAATAAGGAATTTACTAGAACAAAATAACCAAGTTATTGGTCAGATTTCATCTAATATTTCCTCAATGAAA CTGCAGGACAATATCGACCTTTTCAACCACATGAAGAATAATATAACTACCATATTAAACAA tATGAGGTATATGCCTGGGCCACCATTCCCTGTATCACTAAACGAAGATCTTGCTCATAGTATTTTACCAACATCAAGTCAG